The DNA segment ATAACAATTCTGAATCCGGCGAATAGAATTTTAAGTCCGAATCTAAAGCTCCACACGGCCGCCGCGCTGTGAGGGGCTTTTTTTAAGGTTACATCATTTAAGAGTTCTTACGGAGCTGAATAATTCAATATTCGCAAGAAAAGTCATCGTCTGTCCCAGTCGATCTGCTGTGAATACTTCGAAAGATATGAATTCTTTTTTGTTATGGAACAAGCCACATAATCCCTCCTCATCTCTTATATAATATACTCAAGGCGTCTGTCCCCGGTCTGCTTTTGCTGGGTGGCAGGCGAGAACGGGTATAGAAAGAGGGAGAGGCTTAATGGTAATCTCACTTCGAAAATGTCTGCAAAGCGTAAAGTTTGTGGCAATTTTTCTAGCTCTGGCTTATTTGTTGTACAAGGTGATGGGGGCATTCGGCGGATATTTGTTCCCGCCAGATAAATACCGTATTCCCGATGGCGCCGCCGTTAAGGCGTTTCAGACGGAGGGAACCGGTGGAAAGGGCTTCGAATATATGGCTAATCGCTTAAAGCTATTTTATTGGTACGGGGAATAAAGAAGAAATACAAGAAAGAATTGGGGGGCGCGAGTCTTGGAACAATATGTTGCCCCATTTATGGGTTATTTAACGGATCATAAAAGGTTGAGTACGGCGACATTGGAATGTTATAAAAGAGACATTGAGCAATTCATCGGTTATTTGCGGGAGCGGGAAATTGTAGAGCCAGGCCAAATGACCAAGGCAGGCGTGAAGCTGTATTTTTCAACGTTAAGCAAGGCGGGCAAGGCTCCGGCCACGATCGCCCGGTCCTCAGTTTCCTTGCGTGCTTTTTTTCAATATTTGCAGCAAGAACGACTTATCGATCATGATCCTGGACATTGGATTGAGTCGCCTAAAATCGACAAGTCTGCACCGCAAACCTTAACCGTGGAGGAAATTGATCTACTGTTGGACAGGCCCGACACTTCGCAAGCACCCGGATTACGAGATAAAGCCATGATGGAACTGCTTTACGCCACGGGCATTCGAGTTTCCGAGTTAATTTCCTTGAATGTTCAGGACGTGGATACTTCGATGCGGTACGTCCGTTGCTCGGGCGGGAAGGAAAGAATTATACCTATAGGTACCCTTACGGCGAATTGGGTTCAGCGATACTTAGAGGAGAGCCGTCCCCGCCTATTAGGAGAGTCTGCCGCCGATGTGCTGTTCACGAACGCGAGAGGAGATCGTCTTACCCGCCAGGGCTTCTGGAAAATCGTCAAGAAGTACGGGAAAGACGCTGGTATCGAGACCGATATTACCCCGCATACGCTTCGTCACTCCTTTGCCGTGCATTTACTGGAAGGCGGTGCAGATGTGAAGTCGGTGCAGGAGATGCTGGGCCATACGGATTTGGTCACGGTGCAAATGTATTTGAACAAAACGAAAACCAATTTGAAATCTGTTTATGAAGCTTTTCACCCTCGTGCCCGAACCCAGGCATCAAAATCATCTGCGGAGTGAGATTTCGTGGAGATTATCAATAATAACCATAGTGATTGAAATGAACCTTGCAAAGGAGATCAAGTATAATGACAACGACATTAACAAAAGGAATGATTCAGGAAGCTGCGGATTATATCCGCTCGAAATCAAGCGTAACGCCGAAGCTAGGACTAATACTCGGCTCAGGTCTAGGAGTACTCGCTGAGCACATCGATGATGCTGTAAGTATCGCTTATCAGGATATCCCTTACTTTCCACAGTCAACGGTAGAAGGACACGCAGGCGAACTGCTGATCGGCTCCGTGCAAGGCACACCTGTAGTGCTGATGAAGGGACGCTTTCATATGTATGAAGGCTACGGGCCGGAGCTAACCGCGTTTCCGGTGCGGGTCATGAAAGCGCTTGGCGTATCCAGGCTGCTTGTAACGAACGCGGCCGGAGGGATAAATACATCTTACGAGCCAGGCGACTTAATGCTGATCTCGGACCATATAAATATGACGGGCAGGAATCCGTTGGTGGGGCCGAATGATCCTGAGCTCGGTGCGCGCTTCCCTGATATGTCGGAGGCGTACAGTCGCAAACTACGTGAGATTGCGAGGCAAGTTGCTTATGAAAAGGACATTCCGCTTCAGGAGGGAGTGTATGTCGGCCTCCTAGGCCCTTCTTATGAGACTCCGGCAGAAATTCGCATGTTCCGTACTTTAGGAGCAGATGCGGTGGGCATGTCCACCGTATCTGAGGTCATCGTGGCGAGACATGCGGGTATCGAGGTATTAGGTATTTCCTGCATTAGTAACATGGCTGCCGGTATTCTTGATCAACCGCTTTCCCATGAGGAAGTCATTGAGACGACGGATCGGGTACGGGAGAAGTTTTTGAACCTCGTGTTGGGAATTATACCGAAGCTGTAAACCGTAATAGCTCTTAATCAATAAAGCGATTTAGTGGCGTTTCCAAATGATCTATATTTAGATCTTCGGAAGCGCCGTTTTTTTATTTTAGCAGGAATATATTGGCTGTGTTTCGCCGATACTAGGTTAGCAGAATCCAATATTTTGTAAAATCTGTTGAAGGAGGACTACTCTTGAGCAAGCGGTTGTTAATTTGGAGTATCGCAGTGCTGCTTACCTTTTCAGTCTGGCCAGGGGCCATCTCTGCCGCTCCGAGCGGGGTACATGAGGAAGGGGATACGCTGCTAGCGGATAGTGCAAACTCTGCGATTTTAATGGATGCCGACACCGGTACGATTATTTATGAAAAGAAAAGCCATGAAAAGCTGCCGCCAGCCAGTATTACGAAAATTATGACGATGCTGCTGACGATGGAAGCAATTGAAAAAGGAACTTTGAAGCTGACGGATAAAGTTACAACAAGTGAATACGCAGCATCCATGGGCGGTTCGCAAATATTTTTGGAAGCCGGAGAGCAGATGACCGTTGATGAACTGCTCAAAGGTATTGCGATGGCATCCGGCAACGATGCTTCCGTGGCGATTGCCGAGAAAATTGCCGGTTCCGAGAAGGCCTTTGTGCGTCTGATGAATGAACGGGCTGCTGAGCTTGGGATGAAGGATACGCTATTCAAAAACTGCAATGGGCTGCCAGTAGAGAATCATTACAGTTCTGCCTATGACATTGCAATCATGAGTCGGGAACTGCTGAAACATCCAGAGGTTACGAAATATACTGGGGCTTATCAGGACTATTTGCGTCAAAATACGCAAAAGCCATTTTGGCTTGTTAATACGAATAAGCTGGTTAGGTTTTATAGCGGCGCCGATGGTTTGAAGACAGGGTATACGTCCGAGGCGAAGTTTTGTTTGGCGGCTACTGCGCAAAGAGACGGGTTGCGGTTGATTGCGGTCGTGCTCGGGGAACCCAATACAAAGACGCGGAATAGCGAGGTTTCCGCAATGTTCGATTATGCCTTCTCCCAGTATACTCTGCTGCCGATCTACAAGGCGGGTGAAATGATCGGGAAGGTTAAGATTCAGAAGGGACAGTCTTCACTGCTGGAGCTGTCCGCTGCGCGCCAATTAAATGTGCTGGTCAATAAGGGAGCAAGCCCGGGCAGCATCACACATAAGCTGGAGGCCCCTGAGAAGCTGGCTGCTCCTATTAAGAAAGGGCAGAACATTGGGAAGCTAATCGTATATCAGGATGATAAGGTGATCCGAGAATTCGAGCTGCAGGCGCCAACCGATATTAATAAGGCAGACTGGTGGACGATGTTTAAGCGCACGGCCTCACACCTCTTTTTTGTAGATTAATAGGTTTTTTCTTCTAGTTTTGTCAAGGAGAAGGAATTCGCGGCAAGCTTATAGAATTGTTGTGTTCATGTCAGGGAGGAGAGTGAACAGACGTGAATTTACATGTGGAAATGGTAAGACACCGTGAGACGCTCATTGTGCGTTTAAGCGGGGAGTTGGATCATCATACGGCCGATGATGTCCGTATGCGAATGGATGAAGAAATTGCACGGGGGGATTGCCGCCATCTTGTGCTCAGCCTGAAGTCCTTGCAATTTATGGACAGTTCCGGGCTTGGAGTTATTTTGGGCAGGTACAAGCTGATCAAGCACAAAGGCGGAAAAATGGTGCTGTGCGACGTAAATCGTTCCGTTTATCGACTGCTCGAAATGTCGGGGCTCTTTAAGATTATGAGTATTGTCGAGAACGAGAGCGCCGCGCTCTCTGAATTGGAGGTCGCATTATGAGCCAAGCCGCCAACAATTTTATGTCGTTGCAGTTTGCCGCAAGGTCGGAAAATGAGTCTTTTGCCAGAGTGGCGGTTGCATCGTTTGTATCGCAGCTTGATCCAACCATGGATGAAATTACAGATCTTAAGACGGTCGTGTCTGAAGCCGTGACGAACTGTATTATTCACGGATACAACAGTGACCCTGAAGGGGTTGTCATGATTTCCGCCCATATTGAAGGGGACACGGTTACTTTAGTGATTGAGGACAAGGGACAAGGAATAGAAGATGTAGAGCTTGCGAAGCAGCCTCTTTACACGTCCAAGCCGGAATTGGAGCGTTCGGGCATGGGCTTTACGATCATGGAGAATTTTATGGACGAGTTCGACGTCACGAGTGAAATGGGTGGCGGTACGTCCATTCGGATGAAGAAGAGGATTGTATCGAAGAAAGCTTTATATAATTAGGGGTTGGATCTATGGATGCTGATGTGAAGCAAACCTCAAGAGAGTTTTTGGGTGATGCCGAAGTGAAGCGGTTGATCGCTCTGAGTCAATCCGGAGATCATGGTGCTCGTGATCGGCTTGTAAACTGCAATATTCGGCTCGTCTGGTCGGTAGTACAGCGGTTTTTGAATCGGGGGTATGAACCCGAGGATTTATTCCAAATCGGCTGTATCGGCCTGCTGAAATCAGTGGATAAATTCGATCTCAGCTATGACGTCAAATTTTCCACGTATGCTGTTCCGATGATTATCGGTGAAATCCAGCGTTTTTTGCGGGATGATGGGACGCTCAAGGTCAGCCGCTCACTCAAAGAAATGGCGAACAAAGTACGCAAGAAGAAGGATGAATTGTCAAAGGTGCTGAATCGACTCCCCACTGTCAAAGAGGTTGCCGACGAACTCGGCTTGACACCGGAGGATGTTGTATTTGCCCAAGAAGCCAATAAACCGCCAACCTCGATTCATGAGACGGTATTTGAGAATGATGGTGATCCGATTACCTTGATGGATCAAATTGCGGATGAGTCGCAGGATCGTTGGTTCGATAAGCTGGCGCTCCACGAAGCTATTCATGGCCTGTCTGATCGAGAGCGATTGATCGTATATTTGCGCTATTTCCGTGATCAAACTCAGTCTGAAGTAGCGAGCCGGCTCGGAATTTCCCAGGTTCAGGTATCCAGGCTTGAGAAAAAAATACTGCAAAATATCCGTGACCAGATTGCTCAATAGTAAGATTGTTCCATAAAGCCTACAAGACCATTTTCAAGAGCGGCTGTCGGTTAATCCGAGAGCTGCTTTTTGCTGTTTGTATAGACGCGCAGTAGCTGCCGCTTTTCATTCACCACGAGTAAAGCCTCCTCTCTATTGGCATACTATGGTCAATTCGTCCTGAAAAGAGGTGTTAGGATGAAACAGAGCCCCGTTATAATCTATTTGCAGCTGCGGAAGCATGTTAAGCTTCCTATTGGCCAGGCTGTACGCCTTCGCGATATAGCGCGCGTTCTAACCGATGCGAAGCTGGAACCAAATCTTCTGGATGTCGTGATCAAAAAGCCCGAGGAGCAAGACGGTAATTTGGTTCTAATCGATATGCTTCAGATTATAGCGAGTATCCAAGCCCGCGCCCCGGCTATGCAGGTGGAGTATATCGGCGAGCCTCAGGTGCTCGTAGAAATGGTCAGGCCGGGCAAGAAACCGTTGTTTCTATTGTTTATACTCGTTTGGCTGCTCTTATTCTTCGGTTCGGCGCTAACGATTATGAATTTTCATGCCGATGTGAGCATGCAGGCGGTTCAAGTCCGCATTGTCGAGATGATTACCGGCGAACGAGATGAACATCCTTACTTATTTCAGGGAGCTTATTCTATTGGTATAGGATTCGGGATGGTCGTGTTTTTTAACCATTTGTTCAAGAAAAAATGGAATGAAGAGCCCACTCCACTGGAGGTGGAAATGTACCTGTATCAAGAAAATCTGAATCAATTCGTGATTTCCGAGGAATATAAGAAGATGTATCGAGCGGCAGAACGGGGTGAGAAGGAGCCGTGATCTCCCCTTGGTCGGCGGTGGTGTTTATTTTCCTTGGCTTGGCTGGTGGTATAGCGGTTGGAGGTGGAATCATTGCTCTTTTCATTGTACTTGATGTCATTCCGAGGCTGGCGCAAATAACGGGCTCTTATGACAAGGTGCATTGGTATGAGGGAGCAATGGTCAGTGGAGCCTTGATCGGTACGGCGGCTGATTTTTATCAGTGGCACTTTCACGGACCGTGGCTGCTCAGCGGTATTATCGGCTTGCTGAACGGCGTGTTTATCGGCTTGCTCGCAGCAGCATTGACCGAGGTGCTTAATGTTTTGCCGATTCTCGCTAAGAGACTTCAAATGCAGCATTATTTGTTCGGGTTACTTCTTGCTATGGTATTCGGTAAAGTAGCCGGCTCATTATTTGAGTTTTTTGTGTATTCCCCTAAGTAGAGGACATCTTGATATGAACGCATGCAGGGAGGTAAAAGTATGACGGATCGGGAGCAAAACGGATTTACGCATAATGAGCAGCATCCACCGGATTTTTTTCCTTATCCGGAGGGATATTCCGTCGAGGAGACGGACAGCGTGGACGAAGAGAAAGGAAAGAGGGACGAGGAGCTACGGAAGGTAAAAATTGAACGTGAACGCTCGGACTCTGTTGAGGAGTCGGTTGTCTATTGGCAGAAAAGCAGTCAGATCAGCGAGGAGTTAGATACAACGAGGAAGACTTTGGAGGAGGTCGTAGGTCTAGGCAAAAGCTTTGATGTCGATTTTCGAGAAATGACATTTGGCGATACGCGAACGGGATTGTTTTTTGTCAGCGGTTTTGCGAAAGAGGATATACTGCAGGAAATACTCAAAAGATTAACTTATTTGTCTCCTGACAATTTGTCCTCTGGTGCTTTGCAAGCCTTTTTTGATCTCTATATCCCGCATATTCAGGTAAAAAAAATCGATAAGCTATCTGATGTCATATTGATGGTATTAGGCGGGATGAGCGCTTTGTTTATTGAAGGAGAGCGGGAAGCTTTAGTGATGGATACTCGTTCTTATCCGATACGAAGTCCTGAAGAGCCTTCGCTCGAACGCGTCGTTAGAGGCGCTCGGGATGGTTTTACAGAGACCTTGCTCACGAACGTTACGTTAGTGCGTCGACGTCTTTGCGACCCAGGTCTAATCTTTGAAATGCACAAAGTAGGACGCCGAACCCAAACCGCGGTTTGCATCGCTTACATCGATGATATTGTAGATAAGACGCAGGTCGAAGCTATACGCGACAAGATTACCTCGATCGATATCGACGGCATTCCGCTTGCGGACAAGCAATTGGAGGAAGCGATTGTACGCAAGGGCTGGAATCCCTATCCACTCGTTCGATATTCAGAGAGACCGGATGTCGTCGCTTCGCATATAATGGAAGGGCGGGTAGTGATATTTAGTGATACATCACCCAGTGTAATTATTTTGCCGACTACATTCTTTGATTTATGCCAGCATGCGGAAGAGAACAGACAGACGGCATTTATGGGGACATATTTGCGCTGGGTGCGTTTTATCGGCATTCTTGCTTCGTTGTTTTTGCTCCCCCTATGGTTGCTGCTGGTTATCCATCCGGAAATGAAGCCGGCTATGATGTCGTTTATCGGCCCGCAGGCTAATGCGAAAATTCCGCTGATCGCTCAATTCCTATTAATTGAATTTGGGGTAGATTTACTACGAATGGCCGCTGTACATACGCCAACGCCGCTGGCTTCGGCCATGGGTCTGATCGCAGCGATATTAATTGGGGATATTGCCGTCAAGACGGGATTGTTCGTCAACGAAGTAGTTCTGTATATGGCTGTAGCGGCAATAGGGATGTTTGCGACGCCGAGCTATGAGCTGGGGCTTGCCAATCGGGCTGTTCGATTGGGTTTGCTAGTCGCCGTAGCGATCTTTGGCGGATCCGGATTTGTAGTAGGTGTAACAGCGTTTGTTATTTGGCTCACCCTAAGACGCTCCTATAACACCTCCTATCTCTGGCCGTTTATTCCATTTAATGCAAAGGCGATGGCAGCGATATTATTCCGTATGCCGGTCATGACATCCAAGCAAAGGCCATCGATCAATAAAACAAGGGATCGTACGCGAATGCCGCGCCAGGAGTAGTTAAATAGGTTGTCTGATAAAAAATACAAATGATCATCGTAAAAATCCATTTTTCAGTTCACCTAATGTTTGTTATACTGGTGTAAAAATTGAAAGTGGAGAGTGCTAAATGTATTTACATGGTACTAGTAAAATTAATGCCAAAGGGCATCTTGAAATCGGCGGTTGCGATACAGTCGATTTGAAGCAGCAGTATGGTACACCGCTCTACATCGTTGATGAAGCACTTGTACGGCAAAGATGCCGCGAATATATGGATGCATTCAAGCAATCGGGTCTTACATTTCAGGTAGCTTATGCGAGCAAGGCTTTCTGTGTGATGGCGATGTGCAGATTGGTGGAGGAAGAGGGGCTGTCGCTGGACGTCGTCTCTGAAGGAGAACTGTACACGGCACTTCAGGCTGGTTTTCCGCCGGAGCGCATTCATTTCCATGGCAACAACAAGACGCTGGATGAACTGGAAATGGCCATTTCCGCGGGTATTGGCTGCTACGTCGTGGATAATTTCACGGAGCTGCATATGCTTCAGGCTGTAGCCGCTGAGAAGGGAATCGCCGTGAACGTTCTGTTGCGTGTAACACCGGGCGTGGAAGCGCACACGCATGAATTTATTTCTACGGGACAGACCGATTCAAAATTCGGTTTTGACATCGGCAATGGCTCAGCTAAAGAGGCTGTCGAGCTGGCTTCCGGCAGCTTGAATCTTCGTTTGCTCGGAGTGCATTCGCATATCGGTTCGCAGATTTTTGAAGTGGAAGGCTTTGAACTGGCCATTGAGCGCGTAGCTCGTTTTGCGAGCGATGTTAAGGAAACGCTAGGTGTCGTTTTCAAGGTGATTAATCTAGGTGGGGGCTTCGGCATTCGCTATACCGGCGATGACCAGCCGCTGCAAGTGTCCCAGTACGTCAAAGCGATTACGGACGCGGTCAAGAAGCATTTTGCTGAAGTTTATGCGCAAATTCCGGAAATTTGGGTAGAGCCAGGCCGCAGTATTATCGGCGATGCTGGCACCACGCTATACACCGTCGGTTCCACGAAAGATATACCAGGCGTGCGCAAATATGTCGCTGTTGACGGCGGGATGACCGATAATCCGCGCCCGGCGCTTTATGACTCCAAGTATGAGGCGATGCTGGCGAACCGGGGAAATGACCCCCATGAAGAGACGGTATCGATCGCCGGCAAGTGCTGCGAGAGTGGGGATATGCTCATTTGGGACCTGGAGCTGCCTAAAGTAAACCAGGCAGATTTACTGGCTGTATCCTGCACAGGGGCTTATAATTATGCAATGGCCAGCAACTATAATCGCATTCGCCGTCCAGCCGTTGTCTTTGTCAAGGACGGGGCCAGTGATGTTGTCGTCAAGCGCGAGACGCTGGATGATATCATTTCCTGCGACGTTATTCCCGAACGTATTTCCAAGCAGCCATCATTTAAATAAGCTCGATAGTTCCGCTGCCAAAATTGGTGGCGGATTTTTTTGCTCATCGCTCAATTTCATAGTAAACTGTAAGAGGTTTGTCTTACTGAGAATAGAGAAGGAAGTGATCCGATATGAAAAAAGGCAAGATCGTACTGGAAAAAGGCGGAGAGGTAGAAATTCAATTTTTGCCGGAAGAAGCGCCGGGAACTGTAGCAAACTTCGAGAAGCTGGCTAATTCTGGATATTACAACGGACTGACGTTCCACCGTGTTATCCCTGGTTTCGTGGCTCAAGGCGGCTGCCCAACTGGTAATGGCACAGGCGGCCCTGGCTACACCATCAAATGCGAAACGGCAACGAATACGACCAAGCACGAGCGTGGAGTGCTCTCCATGGCTCATGCGGGCAAGGATACGGGCGGAAGCCAGTTCTTTATCGTTTATGAGCCACAGCCGCATTTAAACGGTGTACACACGGTGTTCGGAAAAGTAACCTCCGGCATGGAGCTTGTGGACGAAATTCGTCCTGGCGACAAAATGAAGGAAGTTACCGTTTGGGATGAAGCTTAATTTAAGCGAAGCTTGAAGAAGAGTGGCATCGATCGAGAGATCGGTGTCATTTTTTATGAGGATGAGGAGGGTGGGGGGAGGGTGAGGGTGAGAAATAGCGTAGACAGTAATAGAAAAGAGAGAGCACAAGATGAGCATCTTCGTTCTCTCCCTAGAAAGAATCAAACAGGCAGCTACGGATTACTTCTGAGCGTCCGCGGCCTCGTCTTTAACCTCTTCGCGGAAGCCTCTGATACTTTGCAGGCGTCGTTTATTTTTAGCCTCAATTTGGGCTTTCTCATCGCCGCTGATTTCATCGGCATGCTCGCTTAAATAATCCTGTCCCTCGCGGAAATTTTCGATGGTATCCTGAATGGCATCCTGTAACTTTTCCACGTTATCGGAACGATCGTCCGGCTTGGCCATATTAATTACCTCCTTGTCAGTATGTTATTTGTAATTTTCCCGCTGACGAATGCTTTTATGCACACTAGGCCACATGGTTTATTTCTCTGCAAATAGTCCTGCGTGAAACAGTAAGGTCATCATGTTGCAAAAGTCTTGGCTCCGTACGTGGACACTATTTAATACAATACAGGGTTTCTGTTTTTACCCTTCATTTATCTAGCGCATCTAGGGTTGGTTGAGCGTGAGCTGGAACATGCGGCAGGGTCGCTTCGCGCATTAAGCTGGTCACTTGCCCTTTAAGTTCATTTAAAGCCTTTTCATGCCGTCATGGGTTGTTTCATTGTTCCTTTATTTTAATTGTGTTTTTCTTTACCTTTAAGCATGGCGATTTTTTCTTTAATGAATTCTGGAAAAGGAAGCTCTAGCCGTCCATAATTTTCGGCCAGTGAAATAATTTCATTGGCATACCAGAAATAAATACTGCCGATCATGACGGCGTTCGTATTCATCACGATGTCTACATGGTGAGCAATTAACACGGCAAGAAGCATTAAGCCTTTCTTGATCAGTCCCCAGAATGATGCAGCACTGGCGATGCCTCGGCCCTCCTTCAAGCTGGCGAGGATGCCTGTGATATAGTCAGAACCCATTAGAATAATAAGTAATGTCATAGCTGGACTCCAACCTCCATATGTTTGAGCGATAAAACTCCCGATCACGCCAAATATGCCATAGAATCCAATTTCTTTAGCGGTCAGTGGCTTGAGATAGGCGAAGATCAAACCTTTGATCTCGAGTAATTTGGTATAGTTGTTCATTAATCCATCCCCTTCAGTGTAAAAAGTGGAAGAGACCTCTTATGGCAAGAAGTCTCTAGAAACTTACAATATATATACATACCCCTGAGAATCTCCATTAGGATCGTCAATGACAATCCGACTCATTAAGTCGCTAGCCCATTTCACTCGCACCCTGATTCGGGAAGGCTGATCGAAACAGATATGAGTAGGAATAGAGATTCGGCATGGAATATAGGCCGAGATGACATGGATGGTTGCAGGCAAGGTTGCCTTTTCAAATACCCTGATATGGGCAGGAAGGTCCTTATTTTCA comes from the Paenibacillus lentus genome and includes:
- a CDS encoding phage holin family protein, yielding MNNYTKLLEIKGLIFAYLKPLTAKEIGFYGIFGVIGSFIAQTYGGWSPAMTLLIILMGSDYITGILASLKEGRGIASAASFWGLIKKGLMLLAVLIAHHVDIVMNTNAVMIGSIYFWYANEIISLAENYGRLELPFPEFIKEKIAMLKGKEKHN